In Candidatus Syntrophoarchaeum caldarius, the following are encoded in one genomic region:
- a CDS encoding serine hydroxymethyltransferase has protein sequence MDEEVKKRIQTVMDAVINHTALYRESLPMIASENVTSGIVKKLLMTDLGHRYAEGSVGERFYQGCDYIDIIEREAIASTKKLFRAEHVNVQPISGVTANMAAFFALASPGDRIMTLNVPTGGHISHVEYSAAGIRGLVNYDHPFDEERMNIDPDRMVKKIREIRPKIVLFGASVFLFPHPVSEAREAADEVGAKIVYDGAHVLGLIAGGVFQDPLREGADVMTGSTHKTFPGPQGAIICCKKELGAKIDPAVFPGTVSNHHLHHLTALTIALLEMQTFGTEYAREVVKNAKAFAQALYESGFDVLCEPLGFTESHQVVVRVTDCGGGSFCAKRLEDSGVIANKNILPADKLDPENPSGLRFGLQELTRIGMKRSEMIEIAKIIKLALIDKKDPQMIREMVRELKKPFDTVCYAFDDSCPYPDVISPNWMDNFL, from the coding sequence GTGGATGAAGAAGTGAAAAAGCGGATACAAACAGTGATGGATGCCGTCATTAATCATACAGCTCTCTACAGGGAGTCGCTTCCTATGATCGCATCAGAGAACGTAACAAGTGGAATCGTAAAAAAACTCCTGATGACCGACCTTGGGCATCGATATGCAGAGGGGTCTGTTGGTGAACGGTTCTATCAGGGGTGTGATTACATTGATATCATCGAACGTGAGGCGATAGCATCAACAAAGAAACTCTTCAGGGCAGAACATGTGAATGTACAACCCATTTCAGGAGTTACCGCAAATATGGCGGCCTTTTTTGCACTCGCATCGCCTGGCGATAGAATTATGACGCTTAATGTCCCAACAGGCGGGCATATAAGTCATGTTGAGTATTCAGCAGCAGGTATACGTGGGCTTGTGAATTACGACCATCCTTTTGATGAAGAGCGGATGAACATCGATCCTGATAGAATGGTAAAAAAGATCAGAGAGATCCGTCCAAAGATTGTGCTCTTTGGTGCAAGCGTCTTCCTCTTCCCACATCCGGTAAGTGAGGCGCGGGAGGCAGCGGATGAGGTTGGTGCAAAAATCGTCTATGATGGTGCGCACGTCCTGGGGCTTATCGCAGGCGGTGTGTTCCAGGATCCACTCAGGGAGGGGGCTGATGTCATGACCGGTTCAACCCATAAGACCTTCCCCGGACCACAGGGTGCGATCATCTGCTGCAAAAAAGAGCTTGGCGCAAAAATAGATCCAGCGGTATTCCCGGGTACGGTCAGCAATCACCACCTGCATCATCTTACAGCCCTCACAATCGCGCTTCTTGAAATGCAAACCTTTGGAACTGAATACGCGAGAGAGGTAGTAAAAAATGCGAAAGCGTTTGCACAGGCACTCTACGAGAGTGGTTTTGATGTACTCTGCGAACCGCTCGGATTCACAGAATCCCATCAGGTTGTGGTCAGGGTCACAGATTGCGGAGGCGGAAGTTTCTGCGCCAAAAGACTTGAAGACTCGGGTGTGATCGCAAATAAGAACATCTTGCCCGCGGATAAATTGGATCCTGAGAACCCGTCTGGTTTAAGGTTTGGTCTTCAGGAACTCACCCGCATAGGGATGAAAAGATCTGAGATGATCGAGATCGCAAAGATTATAAAGCTTGCATTAATTGATAAGAAAGATCCACAGATGATACGCGAGATGGTGCGCGAACTCAAGAAGCCATTTGATACCGTCTGTTATGCATTTGATGATAGTTGTCCCTATCCAGATGTGATCTCACCCAACTGGATGGACAACTTTTTATAG
- a CDS encoding phosphoserine phosphatase, giving the protein MLEELEEKKQKLIKLAEEAELRRNDLNAEASRWAAKRDELNKLTRELVDKAQEHKAAREEFNRIVAENKPNRDKLNEESNKYYAEIDRIRKKHNIGSIRSFEELRKELDRLEFKQQVEVLKPDKERQLVERIASLQKEFERRKREIAENEKLKELLDKAQALREEAHIYHEKVTNAAKTAQEHHDMMLQTFREIDRIRKEADEAHRNFVKAQEQADIEHKTFIKYRREIRDFDKLITGLKKKMREDYSFKERVDSKKKAKEVYGQFKRGEKLSTEDLLLLQRSWMS; this is encoded by the coding sequence ATGTTAGAGGAGTTGGAGGAAAAGAAACAGAAGCTTATCAAATTAGCCGAAGAGGCTGAACTCAGGCGAAATGACCTTAATGCCGAGGCAAGCCGCTGGGCAGCGAAGCGGGATGAACTGAATAAGCTCACGCGAGAGTTGGTCGACAAAGCCCAGGAGCATAAGGCTGCGCGTGAGGAGTTTAACAGAATTGTTGCCGAGAATAAGCCGAATCGAGATAAGCTGAACGAAGAGTCTAACAAGTACTATGCGGAGATTGACAGGATTCGGAAGAAGCACAACATTGGCAGTATCAGATCGTTTGAAGAACTACGCAAAGAACTCGATCGGCTCGAATTCAAGCAACAGGTTGAAGTTTTGAAGCCCGATAAAGAACGACAACTTGTTGAACGTATTGCATCTCTTCAGAAGGAATTTGAGCGTCGAAAGCGTGAGATCGCAGAGAATGAAAAGCTGAAGGAGTTACTGGATAAGGCCCAGGCGCTGCGTGAAGAGGCACACATTTATCATGAAAAGGTTACAAATGCTGCCAAAACCGCACAGGAACACCATGATATGATGCTTCAGACTTTCCGAGAGATCGACAGGATCAGGAAAGAGGCAGATGAGGCACACAGGAACTTTGTTAAAGCACAGGAACAAGCAGATATTGAGCACAAGACATTCATCAAGTACCGACGTGAGATAAGGGACTTTGACAAGCTGATAACCGGACTCAAAAAGAAGATGCGTGAGGATTACTCCTTCAAAGAACGTGTCGATTCTAAAAAGAAAGCAAAAGAAGTGTACGGCCAGTTCAAACGCGGGGAGAAGCTAAGTACAGAGGATCTCCTTCTATTACAGCGTTCGTGGATGAGCTGA
- a CDS encoding creatinine amidohydrolase has protein sequence MQLSEMTWDEVESKLAETKSVILPCGSTEEHGYHLPLVTDALIAEELAKRVADQRTIFVAPAINYGVCRSTAPFAGTLTLRFSTMSALVEDVATALYGHGFRNIIILPGHLGSAQVAAIEVAAQTLLRRFEDLSIAIVILPALLKDIEGVIEDREDKHAGEVETSMMLVLRPEFVRIDKLISEHPDFPMGIVSRNPRDYMKSGVMGDATLASREKGKIIIERLIDGINKIIDQIEQG, from the coding sequence ATGCAGCTTTCCGAGATGACATGGGATGAGGTGGAATCTAAGCTCGCTGAAACAAAGAGTGTAATACTTCCATGTGGTTCAACCGAGGAGCATGGTTATCATCTTCCACTTGTTACAGATGCGCTGATCGCAGAAGAGCTTGCAAAGCGGGTTGCTGATCAGCGAACTATTTTTGTTGCACCCGCAATAAACTATGGTGTTTGTAGATCGACAGCACCATTTGCAGGCACACTGACCTTACGGTTTTCAACGATGAGCGCCCTTGTCGAGGATGTTGCAACAGCGCTCTATGGGCATGGTTTCAGGAATATAATCATACTACCCGGCCATCTTGGATCTGCACAGGTCGCGGCGATTGAGGTCGCAGCTCAGACTTTGCTCAGGCGGTTTGAAGATCTCAGTATTGCGATTGTGATCCTGCCGGCACTTCTGAAGGATATTGAGGGTGTTATCGAGGATCGTGAAGACAAACATGCCGGTGAGGTTGAAACCTCAATGATGCTTGTACTAAGGCCCGAATTTGTAAGGATCGATAAATTGATTTCTGAGCACCCTGACTTTCCCATGGGTATTGTTTCACGAAACCCACGAGATTATATGAAATCGGGTGTGATGGGGGATGCAACGCTCGCAAGTCGTGAGAAAGGTAAGATTATCATTGAACGGCTGATTGATGGAATAAACAAGATTATAGATCAAATTGAGCAGGGATAG
- a CDS encoding acetyl-CoA carboxylase, biotin carboxylase subunit — translation MFDKLLVANRGEIAIRIMRACKELGISTIAVYSEADEHALFRKYADEAYCIGAPSPLQSYLNIDRIIEAAEIAGADAIHPGYGFLSENPEFVRACENAGFKFVGPSAESMELMGSKIRAREIMQRADIPVTPGSDAIRDVDDAIEVAEDIGYPVLIKPSGGGGGIGMTVVENPEDLPSAIETTQQTAKSAFGDPTIYLEKYLKNPRHIEFQIIADENGDVVHLCERECSIQRRHQKLIEESPSPVMNQKLRWKMGHAAIHVAIAVDYVNAGTIEFLYSEGNFYFMEMNTRLQVEHPVTEMVTGIDIVKDQIRIAAGEPLPYTQDEITIRGWAIECRINAEDPLEFIPSPGRITAYRSPGGPGVRLDGGVYMGYVIPPYYDSMISKLISWGRRREDAITRMRRALYEYLIVGVKTNIPFHKAMMANEAFIAGDLTTHFLDDHPEVFEETKKVLKTHESMELRLRDIFMEKKVKRLVEDEKRIAAVAAAVFSAMREV, via the coding sequence ATGTTTGATAAGCTACTTGTTGCAAATCGTGGAGAGATCGCCATACGGATCATGCGCGCCTGCAAGGAACTTGGAATATCCACCATTGCAGTCTATTCTGAGGCTGATGAGCATGCACTCTTCAGAAAGTATGCAGATGAAGCCTACTGTATCGGTGCTCCATCGCCGCTACAGAGTTACCTGAACATCGATCGGATCATTGAGGCAGCTGAGATCGCAGGTGCTGATGCTATCCATCCAGGATATGGGTTTTTATCAGAGAACCCGGAGTTCGTGAGAGCATGTGAAAATGCCGGATTTAAGTTTGTTGGACCGTCAGCCGAGTCGATGGAACTGATGGGAAGCAAAATTCGGGCAAGAGAGATCATGCAACGTGCAGACATCCCTGTAACTCCAGGAAGCGATGCGATACGGGATGTTGATGACGCGATCGAGGTTGCAGAGGATATCGGTTACCCCGTCCTGATCAAGCCATCGGGTGGTGGCGGTGGGATTGGAATGACGGTGGTTGAAAATCCCGAAGACCTTCCGTCTGCGATTGAAACAACCCAGCAGACGGCAAAGTCTGCGTTTGGAGATCCCACGATCTATCTTGAGAAGTATCTGAAAAATCCACGCCATATCGAGTTCCAGATCATCGCAGATGAGAACGGCGATGTCGTTCACCTCTGTGAGCGGGAGTGTTCAATACAGCGAAGACACCAGAAGCTGATCGAGGAATCACCATCCCCGGTTATGAACCAGAAACTCAGATGGAAGATGGGGCATGCGGCGATCCATGTTGCGATAGCCGTGGATTATGTTAACGCCGGGACAATCGAATTTCTTTACTCTGAGGGTAACTTCTACTTCATGGAGATGAACACACGTCTTCAGGTTGAGCACCCTGTAACAGAGATGGTGACAGGTATCGATATCGTCAAGGATCAGATCAGGATCGCTGCTGGCGAACCGCTCCCATATACACAGGATGAGATCACTATCAGGGGCTGGGCAATCGAGTGTCGAATAAACGCCGAGGATCCCCTCGAATTTATACCTTCACCCGGGCGTATAACTGCCTACCGCTCACCAGGTGGGCCGGGTGTGCGACTTGATGGGGGTGTTTACATGGGATATGTTATACCACCATACTATGATTCAATGATCTCAAAACTCATCAGCTGGGGGAGGCGCAGAGAGGACGCAATCACCAGGATGAGACGTGCTCTGTACGAATATCTCATCGTGGGTGTTAAGACAAATATACCATTCCATAAGGCGATGATGGCGAACGAGGCGTTTATTGCAGGAGATCTTACGACGCATTTTCTGGATGACCATCCAGAGGTTTTTGAAGAGACAAAAAAGGTACTTAAAACACATGAATCTATGGAATTACGGCTCAGGGATATTTTTATGGAAAAGAAAGTCAAACGACTGGTAGAAGATGAAAAACGAATTGCTGCAGTTGCAGCTGCGGTATTTTCTGCGATGAGGGAGGTGTAA
- a CDS encoding biotin-(acetyl-CoA carboxylase) ligase, translating to MIAEQQTRGRGRYDHLWFSSDKGVQLSIILRPHINAARIAKLVMVAGIAASRAISSYGLNAQIKWSNDLLINEKKVGGILTEVEMDGEVEGCVVGIGININVSRDEFPEEIKDFATSISEELGKTISQEEFTCRLLNEFEVIYNRFRAEAYEEIMEEWRDRCATIGRLVRIRTVGNTFEGEAVGVDRDGSLILELPNGSLVKVVSGECTHL from the coding sequence GTGATCGCAGAGCAGCAGACCCGCGGCAGGGGGAGATATGATCATCTGTGGTTCTCATCAGATAAAGGGGTTCAACTCTCGATTATCCTGAGGCCTCACATCAACGCGGCGCGAATTGCAAAGCTGGTCATGGTTGCAGGGATTGCAGCATCCCGAGCCATATCATCCTATGGCCTCAATGCACAGATAAAGTGGTCAAACGACCTCCTTATCAATGAGAAAAAGGTTGGTGGAATCCTGACCGAGGTTGAGATGGATGGAGAAGTAGAGGGCTGTGTTGTTGGGATTGGGATAAACATAAATGTGAGCCGAGATGAATTTCCTGAAGAGATCAAGGATTTTGCAACCTCCATCAGTGAAGAGCTTGGAAAAACCATCTCGCAGGAAGAGTTTACATGCAGGCTGCTCAATGAGTTTGAAGTGATATATAACAGGTTCAGAGCCGAAGCATACGAAGAGATCATGGAGGAGTGGCGAGATCGATGTGCAACGATCGGAAGGCTCGTCAGGATCAGGACGGTTGGAAACACGTTCGAGGGAGAAGCAGTTGGTGTTGATCGAGACGGATCACTTATTCTGGAACTTCCAAATGGCAGCCTGGTAAAGGTTGTCTCTGGTGAGTGCACCCACCTCTGA
- a CDS encoding 6-pyruvoyl tetrahydropterin synthase, with protein sequence MSAPTSEEFFVMQIGVSVGFDAAHSLPEYPGECRNVHGHTYQVEVVVEGEIDPETRFVVDFADLKEILRGVVEELDHRYINDVIEYPTAEYIALYIKRGVEARLSENLRLVSVRLYEGEGKWVEITVPCKT encoded by the coding sequence GTGAGTGCACCCACCTCTGAGGAGTTTTTTGTGATGCAAATTGGTGTTTCAGTGGGATTTGATGCGGCACACTCACTTCCTGAATATCCAGGTGAGTGCAGGAATGTGCATGGGCACACATACCAGGTGGAGGTTGTTGTTGAGGGGGAGATCGATCCTGAGACAAGATTTGTGGTGGATTTTGCAGATTTAAAAGAGATTTTGCGGGGTGTTGTGGAGGAGCTTGATCACAGGTACATCAATGACGTGATTGAGTACCCGACCGCCGAGTATATTGCGCTGTACATCAAGAGAGGGGTGGAAGCAAGGTTGAGTGAGAACCTGAGGCTCGTCTCTGTGCGCTTATATGAGGGTGAGGGGAAGTGGGTGGAGATTACAGTCCCTTGCAAAACTTAA
- a CDS encoding CDP-alcohol phosphatidyltransferase: MGIEPAVVVGYRAEEIRKILGEGVKLIQNNDIERGNAYSVLCAREEFEREEKFLLLMGDHLYTPEFLSAASRAPPGSAIVCRENDTIAIDEATKVLAENGKVLDIGKGLENWTHIDTGAFICRKDIFDLLDEIFRNKRSFEWSEAVKMANMRIYEVNEPWTDIDTPEDLPKAEKLLLRSLIKPEDGIISRYINRRISLNITRLLGRFDVNPNHISALSFLIAIISSYLLLSGSYILGGILVQVSSIIDGVDGEIARLRFRKSGFGGFFDTLLDRYADAFILSALFLSIPFSIRNFILYLFALTGTFLVGYSASTFKEAYGMRAERLEGKLRFIPAKRDERLFLISIGSIVGYFTEFAIPVLFLLLAAFTNLRVFGRLLMAKKSVPPNCPTTR, encoded by the coding sequence TTGGGGATTGAACCAGCGGTTGTTGTGGGATACAGGGCGGAGGAGATCAGAAAGATCCTCGGTGAGGGTGTTAAGCTTATCCAGAACAATGATATCGAGCGTGGTAACGCCTATTCGGTTCTATGTGCAAGAGAGGAATTTGAGAGAGAGGAGAAGTTTCTTCTTTTGATGGGGGATCATCTCTACACTCCTGAGTTTTTGAGCGCGGCAAGCAGGGCTCCACCAGGATCTGCGATTGTATGCAGGGAGAATGATACGATTGCGATTGATGAGGCCACAAAAGTACTTGCTGAGAATGGAAAAGTTCTTGATATAGGAAAGGGGCTTGAAAACTGGACTCATATCGATACCGGGGCCTTTATCTGCAGAAAAGATATTTTTGATCTTCTTGATGAGATTTTCAGGAATAAAAGGAGTTTTGAATGGTCTGAAGCTGTTAAAATGGCCAATATGAGGATTTATGAGGTGAACGAGCCATGGACTGATATTGACACACCAGAGGACCTTCCAAAAGCGGAGAAGCTCCTCCTACGGAGCCTCATAAAACCAGAAGACGGTATTATATCAAGATACATCAACAGAAGGATTTCGCTCAATATTACACGGCTTCTTGGGAGGTTTGATGTAAACCCAAACCATATATCTGCTCTATCCTTCCTGATCGCCATTATCTCATCTTATCTCCTCCTTTCAGGCTCATACATCCTTGGAGGGATACTGGTTCAGGTCTCCTCGATTATAGATGGTGTTGATGGTGAGATCGCGAGGCTCAGGTTCAGGAAATCTGGCTTCGGCGGTTTCTTTGATACACTTCTTGACAGGTATGCAGATGCCTTCATCCTCTCAGCGCTCTTTCTTTCAATCCCCTTCAGCATCCGGAACTTCATCCTGTATCTATTCGCATTAACAGGCACATTCCTCGTGGGTTACAGTGCATCCACCTTCAAGGAAGCGTACGGGATGCGTGCAGAGCGTCTGGAAGGTAAATTAAGGTTTATTCCAGCAAAAAGAGATGAAAGGTTGTTTCTGATCTCAATCGGCTCAATCGTCGGGTATTTCACCGAGTTCGCAATTCCTGTTCTTTTTCTCCTTCTCGCAGCCTTCACAAACCTCAGGGTCTTTGGGAGGCTTTTGATGGCAAAAAAATCTGTTCCACCCAATTGCCCAACAACCAGATAA
- a CDS encoding myo-inositol-1-phosphate synthase, whose protein sequence is MRTAIFGHGYAASILGIGLERIRQGEIEFEGVPLGDTIPERVEDIEIVAAFDVDEKKVGKPLSEVVKNYWQGDVVFGFDPTIRMGYADMRSQEADVDLEEVVGRLIETYEKDEVEIFVNLITTEWAEPFEDINEVKRVIRENDVDRISPAQLYFYSVTQYERPSAFINCIPTLIANDPAMVGLAEETRTVVFGDDGASGATPLTVDILEHLRERGRKVISISQFNIGGNDDFNALQDAERNLSKEITKSSVVQDILGYDVPHFIKPTGYLEPLGDKKFVAMHIPYVSFNGAMDELIINARINDSPALAGLIVDLIRLGKMAIERENFGTVYPVNAFYMKMPGPRDARTIPKIMGFEMVRDWLNEGIDTRSWEGYEAEALYNGKA, encoded by the coding sequence ATGAGGACAGCTATATTTGGCCATGGATATGCAGCATCGATTCTTGGAATTGGTCTTGAACGGATAAGGCAGGGTGAGATCGAGTTTGAAGGGGTTCCACTCGGAGATACGATCCCTGAGCGTGTTGAGGATATAGAGATAGTTGCGGCGTTTGATGTAGATGAGAAGAAGGTTGGAAAGCCTCTATCCGAGGTTGTGAAGAATTATTGGCAGGGAGATGTGGTGTTTGGTTTTGATCCCACAATCAGGATGGGGTACGCTGATATGCGGTCTCAGGAAGCTGATGTAGATCTTGAAGAGGTTGTAGGGAGGTTAATCGAGACATATGAGAAAGATGAGGTTGAAATATTTGTGAACCTCATCACAACCGAGTGGGCTGAGCCGTTTGAGGATATCAATGAGGTAAAGAGGGTGATAAGGGAGAATGATGTGGATAGGATATCCCCGGCACAGCTCTATTTCTACTCGGTGACGCAGTATGAGCGGCCTTCGGCCTTCATAAACTGTATACCCACCCTCATCGCGAATGATCCAGCGATGGTAGGGCTTGCAGAGGAGACCAGGACAGTCGTCTTTGGGGATGATGGTGCAAGCGGCGCAACACCGCTCACCGTTGACATACTGGAGCATCTGAGAGAGCGAGGCAGGAAGGTTATAAGCATCTCTCAGTTTAACATCGGTGGAAACGATGATTTCAATGCCCTCCAGGATGCAGAAAGGAACCTATCAAAGGAGATCACAAAGAGCTCGGTCGTTCAGGACATTCTGGGGTACGACGTACCTCACTTCATAAAACCAACCGGCTATCTTGAGCCACTCGGAGACAAAAAGTTCGTTGCGATGCATATACCGTACGTCTCCTTCAACGGTGCCATGGATGAACTCATCATCAACGCCAGAATAAACGATAGTCCGGCGCTTGCAGGGTTAATCGTAGACCTTATCAGGCTTGGAAAGATGGCGATTGAGAGGGAGAACTTCGGGACGGTCTATCCGGTGAATGCGTTCTACATGAAGATGCCTGGACCAAGGGATGCAAGAACGATCCCGAAGATCATGGGTTTCGAGATGGTGAGGGACTGGCTGAATGAGGGCATTGATACTCGCAGCTGGGAAGGGTACGAGGCTGAAGCCCTTTACAACGGTAAAGCCTAA
- a CDS encoding protein containing DUF115, with amino-acid sequence MNYSDWEPIYEEILDYFGYDRCENDRSARILERLIGDRDLGIEELEAIIRGKEVLVCGNAPTLCRDLESFDVSELCVIAADGATSTLIKEGILPDLIVTDLDGTIGDIIYANRMGSVVVVLAHGDNIKEIRSVVPNLTSIIGTTHGRPFKSIYNFGGFTDGDRAVFLADALGACRIMLAGFDFEDDTVSEVKHQKLMWAKRLIEGLLNNNMGRDLDGEGDRGN; translated from the coding sequence ATGAATTACAGCGATTGGGAACCCATCTATGAAGAGATACTCGATTATTTCGGGTATGATCGTTGCGAGAATGATCGATCTGCGAGGATTCTTGAAAGGTTGATAGGTGATCGTGATCTGGGTATTGAGGAGCTTGAAGCGATCATCAGGGGAAAAGAGGTTCTTGTTTGCGGCAACGCTCCCACGCTATGCAGAGATCTTGAGTCGTTCGATGTATCTGAACTCTGCGTTATCGCGGCGGATGGTGCAACCTCGACACTCATCAAAGAAGGGATACTCCCTGATCTGATTGTGACCGATCTTGATGGTACGATAGGAGATATCATATATGCAAATCGGATGGGTTCGGTTGTTGTTGTGCTCGCACATGGGGATAATATCAAAGAAATACGAAGTGTTGTACCAAACCTCACGTCTATCATTGGAACAACGCACGGTCGCCCATTCAAATCGATCTACAACTTCGGCGGATTTACAGATGGAGATCGAGCCGTTTTTCTGGCAGATGCACTCGGTGCTTGCAGAATTATGCTTGCAGGGTTTGACTTTGAAGATGATACCGTCAGTGAGGTTAAGCATCAGAAACTGATGTGGGCAAAGAGATTAATAGAGGGATTGCTAAATAATAATATGGGGAGAGATCTGGATGGAGAAGGCGATCGTGGTAACTGA
- a CDS encoding protein containing DNA integrity scanning protein, DisA has translation MEKAIVVTDTNDVKSKVLTEVLKIAKRIARSGKGGLFVIISKDLSEGVYDPLFPQLCTDKPITEPGMGTVIEKLAELDGAVLITPEGKLIAYGSRIVKSSTLPGHGTRHAAAKGISQLSKDITSVLISEETGWIKVFQEGRIILETDAVDVSPGIMRKVAMFLSHRDTALLVSAGIAGAAVGGIPTLVLAGGMYLIVKTAFTSITSTLKG, from the coding sequence ATGGAGAAGGCGATCGTGGTAACTGATACAAACGATGTGAAGAGTAAGGTTTTAACTGAGGTTTTGAAGATCGCCAAACGAATAGCAAGGTCTGGAAAAGGAGGATTGTTTGTTATAATCAGTAAAGATCTTTCAGAAGGTGTTTACGATCCGCTTTTTCCGCAGCTCTGTACAGACAAACCGATCACAGAACCGGGGATGGGTACAGTGATCGAGAAGCTCGCAGAACTCGATGGTGCGGTACTTATCACTCCTGAGGGTAAACTTATCGCTTATGGATCGAGGATCGTAAAATCAAGTACATTACCTGGTCATGGAACAAGACATGCGGCTGCAAAAGGTATATCTCAGTTGAGTAAGGATATAACATCGGTTCTCATCTCAGAGGAGACTGGCTGGATCAAGGTCTTTCAGGAAGGGAGGATCATACTCGAGACCGATGCAGTGGATGTAAGCCCTGGTATTATGCGGAAGGTTGCAATGTTTCTCTCCCATCGGGATACTGCGCTCCTTGTCTCTGCAGGGATCGCTGGTGCCGCAGTTGGTGGAATTCCAACACTCGTTCTTGCAGGTGGTATGTACCTCATCGTGAAAACTGCGTTCACCTCGATTACATCGACACTGAAAGGTTGA
- a CDS encoding protein containing DUF61 yields the protein MQTDRIIAKSVQGLNKHLPKARKSLHVLLGEERPAVETKDGEIHRIKRAELEMIADMVAEADHRKVVLPILIEMSPDCGPGASKIRGKIYCRIVMELIGREWKGEEEILIYRPEVRQLRRLLPTASQYAFFMHLQ from the coding sequence ATGCAGACAGACAGAATCATCGCAAAGAGCGTTCAGGGATTGAACAAACATCTACCAAAGGCACGAAAAAGTCTTCATGTTCTTCTTGGCGAAGAAAGACCTGCTGTTGAGACAAAGGATGGCGAGATTCATCGTATAAAGCGTGCTGAGCTTGAGATGATCGCAGACATGGTGGCAGAAGCCGACCATCGTAAGGTTGTACTTCCGATCCTGATCGAGATGTCACCAGATTGTGGACCTGGAGCCTCAAAGATTCGTGGCAAAATATACTGCCGCATCGTGATGGAACTCATTGGGCGCGAATGGAAGGGAGAGGAAGAAATCCTGATCTACCGCCCTGAAGTGAGACAGCTAAGGAGGCTGCTTCCAACCGCAAGCCAGTATGCGTTCTTCATGCATCTACAATAG